A single region of the Changchengzhania lutea genome encodes:
- a CDS encoding YqaA family protein — MLDYFFGINKALVHLTEVLPSYGVLVFFFVSEIVLGLIPPEIFIAWSSKMNSPWLFLSYLAVLSYVGGLISYWIGIYITNLPKVHDYIVNKLQKQLKNSKKWGGFLIMVGAILPLPFSMACMTAGIIEFPFKNVVLYGSLRLVRYAVYGFIIFSAL; from the coding sequence TTGCTCGATTATTTTTTCGGAATTAATAAAGCATTAGTTCATCTTACCGAAGTGCTTCCTAGCTATGGTGTTTTAGTTTTCTTTTTTGTTTCTGAAATAGTATTAGGTCTTATTCCTCCAGAGATATTCATCGCCTGGTCTAGTAAAATGAATTCTCCTTGGCTATTTCTTAGCTACTTGGCTGTTTTGTCTTACGTGGGTGGCTTAATTTCATACTGGATTGGAATATACATTACCAATTTACCTAAGGTCCACGATTATATTGTAAATAAACTTCAAAAACAACTCAAAAATTCAAAAAAATGGGGTGGTTTCCTAATTATGGTTGGTGCGATTCTTCCACTTCCATTTTCAATGGCCTGCATGACTGCTGGTATTATCGAATTTCCTTTTAAAAATGTCGTGCTTTATGGTTCCTTGCGCCTTGTAAGATATGCCGTTTATGGGTTTATTATATTTAGTGCTTTATAG
- a CDS encoding ATP-binding protein has translation MSEGVDKLAFQVEIKRVLEILSNDIYDSPYALLRENIQNAYDAILMRIAIDTSEGFIPKIEVTLKDGIVTISDNGIGMDREVVANNFWKAGSSGKNNEAAKKAGVVGTFGIGAMANFGVCTSLRVITHSIEGNETIETYAERESLSISEKCIEIKTSDETREPGTTVIAVLDNSNSMNEQGALNYLSSYIQYVKVPILINNKVASQKEYLSIFRLPETTILDTYKGKINQGNLIGDLIIEVNKTGYVSIKLDKIVFQNTPLMGDISLLQGRGSVMGLRNYFGLAQIPVSSIFNFGGIVNLSILHPTAGREALSRESISIVTQIINVIEQITATELSKLSSSDLNPNFLNYITRFNRFDLAGKIKVEVKPFNEMIALEEITTKIHDRDTYFYGGRDPQTILAFANENSSLIHLSQSNPRRNIQNKLIKQKGITEVPDSPRRLKVFNRTELSLPEASLILRITNVLSDDYLIPDNKVFIAEISHQVPSMVEINGSTLEVYLSRESGAVQQVLKAYETAHEIYNGFVKDFVRNHLYQKFAQYVPSSTRQGAEALHKILMKNKELYKYEYSDLGDVESLISEWVSEKIEFSELLKQSSSIIRTHSQSVRLNQIGNVEQEVPSITAASSAEEKPKLDIYGALPSLDRSDDITNMKILKTAESYDHLNNFKMFIGISDRVFKKHLDFFLEPHTTKVIWGMHRIVYIFTHASNRISLYYDIELKQKLSAESTGGIAVPTTTIRTKNRIFVPVIHELIDFFDITEGTKEFYVRHDLITDFSS, from the coding sequence ATGAGTGAAGGAGTTGATAAACTAGCATTTCAGGTTGAGATAAAAAGAGTATTGGAAATTTTATCCAATGATATTTATGATTCGCCCTATGCGCTTTTAAGAGAGAATATTCAAAATGCATATGATGCTATTTTGATGAGAATCGCAATTGATACATCGGAAGGTTTTATCCCAAAAATTGAAGTTACATTGAAAGATGGAATTGTTACAATTTCTGATAATGGTATTGGTATGGATAGAGAAGTAGTGGCAAATAACTTTTGGAAAGCAGGTTCTAGTGGTAAAAATAATGAAGCTGCAAAAAAAGCTGGTGTTGTTGGAACTTTTGGAATAGGGGCAATGGCAAATTTTGGAGTTTGCACCTCATTAAGAGTAATAACGCATTCAATTGAAGGTAACGAGACAATAGAAACTTATGCAGAAAGAGAATCATTATCAATATCAGAAAAATGTATTGAAATAAAAACTAGTGATGAAACTAGAGAACCAGGAACAACTGTTATTGCCGTTTTAGACAATAGCAATTCTATGAATGAACAAGGAGCTTTAAATTATTTAAGTTCTTACATACAATATGTAAAAGTGCCTATTTTGATTAATAATAAAGTTGCTAGTCAAAAAGAATATTTATCAATATTTAGATTGCCAGAAACAACAATTTTAGACACTTACAAAGGCAAAATAAATCAAGGTAATTTAATTGGTGATTTAATTATTGAAGTTAACAAAACTGGATATGTATCAATTAAATTAGACAAAATAGTGTTTCAAAATACGCCCTTAATGGGAGATATTTCTTTGTTGCAAGGAAGAGGAAGCGTTATGGGGTTAAGAAACTATTTTGGTCTTGCCCAAATCCCAGTTAGTAGTATATTTAATTTTGGTGGGATTGTGAACTTATCTATCTTACACCCAACAGCTGGCAGAGAAGCTTTGAGCAGAGAAAGTATTTCAATAGTAACTCAAATCATTAATGTTATTGAACAGATTACTGCTACAGAATTAAGTAAATTGTCAAGTTCAGATTTAAATCCTAATTTCTTAAACTATATTACTAGGTTTAATAGGTTTGATTTAGCTGGTAAAATTAAAGTAGAGGTTAAACCATTTAACGAAATGATAGCTCTTGAAGAAATAACAACAAAAATTCATGATAGAGACACATATTTTTATGGTGGTAGAGATCCACAAACAATATTAGCATTCGCAAATGAGAACTCAAGCCTAATACATTTAAGTCAATCTAATCCTAGAAGAAATATACAGAATAAATTAATCAAACAAAAAGGCATAACTGAAGTACCAGATAGTCCAAGAAGGCTTAAAGTATTTAATAGGACAGAATTGAGTCTTCCAGAAGCGTCGTTAATTTTAAGAATTACTAATGTATTGAGTGATGACTACCTTATTCCGGACAACAAAGTATTTATTGCAGAAATTAGCCATCAAGTACCAAGTATGGTAGAAATTAATGGGTCAACATTAGAAGTATACTTATCTAGAGAATCTGGAGCAGTACAACAAGTTTTGAAAGCTTACGAGACTGCACATGAGATTTATAATGGATTTGTAAAGGATTTTGTTAGAAATCATCTTTATCAAAAATTTGCTCAATATGTTCCGTCTTCTACAAGACAAGGAGCCGAAGCATTACATAAAATTTTGATGAAGAATAAAGAACTCTATAAATATGAATATTCTGATTTAGGAGATGTTGAATCTTTAATAAGTGAATGGGTTTCAGAAAAAATAGAATTTTCTGAATTATTAAAGCAATCTTCTAGCATAATAAGAACGCATTCACAATCTGTTCGTCTTAACCAAATTGGTAACGTAGAACAAGAGGTACCAAGTATAACCGCTGCCAGTTCTGCTGAAGAAAAACCAAAACTTGATATTTACGGAGCATTACCTTCTTTGGATAGGTCGGATGATATTACAAATATGAAAATACTTAAAACTGCCGAATCTTATGATCATTTGAATAATTTTAAAATGTTTATTGGAATTTCTGACAGAGTATTTAAAAAACATTTAGATTTCTTTTTAGAACCTCATACAACAAAAGTTATTTGGGGAATGCATAGGATTGTATATATATTTACTCATGCTTCTAATAGAATATCGTTATATTATGATATAGAATTGAAGCAAAAGTTAAGTGCAGAATCTACTGGTGGAATTGCAGTTCCTACAACAACAATTCGTACTAAAAACAGGATTTTTGTACCTGTTATACATGAATTGATAGACTTTTTTGATATTACAGAAGGAACAAAAGAATTTTATGTTAGACATGATTTAATTACAGATTTTTCATCTTAA
- a CDS encoding metallophosphoesterase family protein, with translation MNNEIVSILHLSDLHRSRANPLNNAALLSSLIIDIDRIKGETPSIKKPDIIIVSGDIIRGSHHIDADASNDEINEQYNEAFEFLNSITNKLLDGDKSRIIIIPGNHDVSWSISKESMEKVETANVLNETGNVKSSVLEDSINTHSNIKWNWDDLSFYEVTDIELYANRLKAFCDFYSRFYEGNRSYSLRPNEQFDIFDIPKFNIAIVGFNSCYNNDHLNKAGAIHPECIGNAIMNSRKYKKQNRKLIAVWHHNTKGTPYCNDYMENSFIKNLIDSNFILGFHGHQHKTEIIREEKNIIEEKKMLIFSTGTLCAGEWELPVGQSRQYNFVTIEELDKELNVVIHNRLQTAASSLELPVWTKGNIDNTNNSYFEYKINYQKVGASLDQKLAEIDTLVLENNYENALILLTKLDTSDVFVRKYTLKCLVELEDSTGILKYFSNPINEEESIHVLNAAFELKDRVTIGKLLVQPIIENSTDPSVIITKNKAKSLI, from the coding sequence ATGAATAATGAAATTGTATCAATATTGCACTTATCAGATTTGCATAGAAGTAGGGCAAACCCATTAAATAACGCAGCACTTCTTTCTTCTTTAATTATTGATATTGATAGAATAAAAGGAGAGACTCCATCAATTAAAAAACCAGATATTATTATTGTAAGTGGCGATATTATTCGCGGATCACATCATATTGATGCTGATGCTTCTAATGATGAAATAAATGAACAATATAATGAAGCATTTGAGTTTTTGAATAGTATTACCAATAAGCTCCTTGATGGCGATAAAAGTCGCATCATTATTATACCAGGAAATCATGATGTATCCTGGAGTATATCAAAAGAGAGTATGGAGAAGGTTGAGACTGCAAATGTCCTTAATGAAACTGGAAATGTAAAATCGTCTGTTCTTGAAGATTCAATAAATACTCATTCAAATATCAAATGGAATTGGGATGATTTAAGCTTTTACGAAGTTACTGATATTGAATTATATGCTAATCGGTTAAAAGCATTTTGTGATTTTTACTCAAGATTTTATGAAGGGAATAGAAGTTACTCTTTACGACCAAATGAGCAATTTGACATATTTGACATACCCAAATTTAATATTGCAATTGTTGGTTTCAATAGTTGTTACAATAATGACCATTTAAATAAGGCTGGCGCTATACATCCAGAATGTATTGGCAATGCAATAATGAATTCTAGGAAATATAAAAAGCAGAATCGGAAATTAATAGCTGTATGGCATCATAACACTAAAGGAACACCTTATTGCAATGATTACATGGAAAATAGTTTTATTAAAAACCTTATTGATTCAAATTTTATACTTGGTTTTCATGGGCATCAACACAAGACAGAGATTATTAGAGAAGAGAAAAATATTATAGAAGAGAAAAAAATGCTAATTTTTAGCACAGGTACTCTTTGCGCAGGTGAATGGGAATTACCTGTTGGCCAAAGTCGTCAATATAATTTTGTCACTATAGAAGAATTAGATAAAGAACTTAACGTAGTAATACATAATAGATTACAAACAGCAGCTTCGTCATTAGAATTACCTGTTTGGACAAAAGGTAATATTGATAATACTAATAATAGTTATTTTGAATATAAAATAAATTATCAAAAAGTAGGTGCAAGTTTGGATCAAAAATTAGCGGAAATAGATACGTTGGTTTTAGAAAATAATTATGAGAATGCTTTAATCCTTCTTACTAAATTAGATACAAGTGATGTCTTTGTTCGAAAATATACTTTAAAGTGCCTTGTCGAATTGGAGGATAGCACGGGAATATTGAAGTATTTTAGTAACCCAATAAATGAAGAAGAGTCCATACATGTTTTGAATGCGGCATTTGAATTAAAGGATAGAGTAACTATCGGTAAATTATTGGTTCAGCCTATTATAGAAAATTCTACTGATCCAAGTGTAATTATTACTAAAAATAAAGCTAAAAGCTTAATATAA
- a CDS encoding MutH/Sau3AI family endonuclease, whose product MHKELPYDKKDPISIENYAKGLLNKSLRNLYGKDLENAYSGKGKLGQLVEFLYFGYKPNSNPEPDFPEAGVELKTTPIKKNSKGLVSKERLVFNIIDFNEEYKYTFRESSFWKKNSLLLLLFYLYENDKIDIDYIFKIARLWRFPLTDLKIIKDDWITIVSKIKSGKAHEISEGDTLYLGACTKGSTAAKSKRTQPFSNKKAQQRAFSLKSKYLNFIISKSLKGDYNLTKLDNEYLQFLEDDSDVFKEPKTGYGNLFDDHEAIIKDISDYKKGQTFEDVIIEKFSKYYGYSEQQLIDHFKLEINLRAKNKNYVFAKSILGINKDKIEEFEKAEIELKTIKLEATGTLKESMSFAQIKYKEIINEVWEESYWYNKLTKRFFFVVFQKDEKNIARLKKVMFWTMSTKDLEIAEKFWKHTKTNIQNGNYDNFWKLKDHKICHVRPKGVNAKDLMETPQGTLEKKKCYWLNSRYILKQISK is encoded by the coding sequence TTGCATAAAGAATTACCATACGATAAAAAAGATCCTATATCAATTGAAAATTATGCCAAAGGATTATTAAATAAATCATTAAGAAATTTATACGGCAAAGATTTAGAAAATGCATATTCTGGAAAAGGAAAACTAGGACAGTTAGTCGAATTCTTATATTTTGGATATAAACCAAACTCCAATCCTGAACCTGATTTTCCAGAAGCTGGTGTTGAATTAAAAACAACTCCAATAAAAAAAAACTCAAAAGGGCTTGTTTCTAAAGAGCGATTAGTTTTCAACATTATAGACTTTAATGAGGAGTATAAATATACTTTTAGAGAAAGTAGCTTTTGGAAAAAAAACAGTCTTTTACTTCTGCTTTTTTATTTATATGAAAATGATAAAATAGATATTGATTACATTTTTAAAATCGCTAGACTTTGGCGTTTTCCTCTAACAGACTTAAAAATTATAAAAGACGATTGGATTACTATTGTTAGTAAAATTAAATCAGGTAAAGCTCATGAAATCTCCGAAGGAGACACATTATATCTTGGTGCTTGCACAAAAGGTTCTACAGCAGCAAAATCAAAAAGAACTCAACCGTTTTCGAATAAGAAAGCACAACAAAGAGCATTTTCCTTAAAATCAAAGTATCTAAATTTTATTATTTCCAAAAGCTTGAAAGGAGATTATAATTTAACGAAGTTAGACAATGAATATCTACAGTTTTTAGAAGATGATAGTGATGTCTTCAAAGAACCTAAAACTGGCTATGGAAACTTATTTGATGACCACGAAGCAATAATTAAGGATATATCTGACTACAAAAAAGGTCAAACTTTTGAAGATGTCATTATAGAAAAATTTTCTAAATATTATGGTTATTCAGAGCAACAATTAATAGATCATTTTAAGCTCGAAATTAATTTAAGAGCAAAGAATAAAAATTATGTGTTTGCAAAATCTATTTTGGGAATTAATAAAGACAAAATTGAAGAATTTGAAAAAGCGGAAATAGAATTAAAAACTATTAAGCTTGAAGCAACAGGAACTTTAAAAGAAAGTATGTCTTTTGCACAGATAAAGTATAAAGAAATCATCAATGAAGTCTGGGAAGAATCTTATTGGTATAATAAACTCACAAAACGCTTTTTCTTTGTAGTATTTCAGAAAGATGAAAAGAACATTGCGAGACTTAAAAAAGTAATGTTTTGGACAATGTCTACTAAAGATTTAGAAATAGCAGAAAAGTTTTGGAAGCACACTAAAACAAACATTCAAAATGGTAATTATGATAATTTCTGGAAATTAAAAGATCATAAAATATGCCATGTAAGACCAAAAGGAGTAAATGCAAAAGATTTGATGGAAACACCACAAGGGACATTAGAAAAAAAGAAATGTTATTGGCTTAATAGTAGATACATTCTAAAACAAATAAGTAAATGA
- the dcm gene encoding DNA (cytosine-5-)-methyltransferase has protein sequence MPIRVVELFAGVGGFRIGLEGYPRRDDANYNVVWSNQWEPSTKTQHANMVYENRWPNANHCGENIEDVIENKFDEIPNHDLLVGGFPCQDYSVATTLKNSKGLIGKKGVLWWSIEAILRRKAENRPRYLMLENVDRLLKSPSKQRGRDFAVMLASLNNLGYAVEWRVINAAEYGMPQRRRRVFFLAYRNDTEIYNRILETENREDWLDSDGIIATAFPVREISEQIKRGNVEGDLINISEEFNLGEKNSPFENCGLMINGEFITVKTKPYYNGLKQTLGSKLINTEEVPEEFFIENEDIHRPRGWNYLKGAKKEIRRTREGFEYNYGEGRMIFPDALDNASRTIITGEGGKSPSRFKHVVEQNGRLRRLTPKELERLNMFPDNHTELDGITDTKRAFFMGNALVVGIVRKLGEELSERINVDVNQEQFA, from the coding sequence ATGCCAATTAGAGTTGTTGAACTTTTTGCTGGAGTAGGAGGATTTAGAATAGGGTTAGAAGGGTATCCAAGAAGAGATGACGCTAATTATAATGTTGTATGGAGTAACCAATGGGAACCGAGTACCAAAACGCAACACGCAAATATGGTATATGAGAATCGTTGGCCAAATGCAAATCATTGTGGTGAAAACATTGAAGATGTAATAGAAAACAAATTTGATGAGATACCAAATCATGATTTATTAGTTGGTGGATTTCCTTGTCAAGATTATTCTGTTGCAACAACTTTAAAAAACTCTAAAGGTTTAATTGGAAAAAAAGGAGTTTTATGGTGGAGTATTGAAGCTATATTACGCAGAAAAGCAGAAAATAGACCACGATATCTTATGCTAGAGAATGTTGATAGACTACTAAAGTCTCCATCAAAACAAAGAGGTAGAGATTTTGCAGTTATGTTAGCTTCCTTAAATAACCTTGGTTATGCAGTAGAATGGAGAGTTATAAATGCTGCAGAATATGGAATGCCACAAAGACGAAGAAGAGTTTTCTTTTTAGCTTATCGTAACGATACTGAAATATATAATAGAATTTTAGAAACTGAAAACAGAGAAGATTGGTTAGATTCTGATGGAATCATCGCAACTGCTTTTCCAGTTCGCGAGATAAGTGAACAAATCAAAAGAGGTAATGTAGAAGGTGATTTAATTAATATTTCAGAAGAATTTAATTTAGGAGAAAAAAATAGTCCATTTGAGAATTGTGGTTTAATGATTAATGGAGAGTTTATTACTGTAAAAACTAAACCATATTATAATGGACTAAAGCAAACTCTTGGTAGTAAGTTAATTAATACAGAAGAAGTTCCCGAAGAATTTTTTATAGAAAATGAAGATATACATAGGCCTAGAGGTTGGAATTATCTAAAAGGAGCAAAAAAGGAGATAAGAAGGACTAGAGAAGGTTTTGAATATAATTATGGTGAAGGAAGAATGATTTTTCCGGATGCATTGGATAATGCTTCTAGAACAATAATAACTGGAGAAGGAGGGAAGTCTCCATCTAGATTTAAGCATGTTGTAGAACAAAATGGAAGATTAAGAAGACTGACACCAAAAGAGCTTGAGCGTCTAAACATGTTTCCAGATAACCACACTGAATTAGATGGAATAACAGACACTAAAAGAGCTTTTTTTATGGGAAATGCACTAGTTGTTGGAATAGTTAGAAAATTAGGAGAAGAATTAAGCGAAAGAATTAACGTAGATGTAAACCAAGAGCAATTTGCATAA
- a CDS encoding glucosaminidase domain-containing protein — translation MYLQVKIWLLIWFYKNLNGYYNISTKLLYAQALHETGKFTSAVFKQNKNLFGMRQPTKRKTTATGSNLGHATYTSHRKAIIDYFIRQKYSKIFNTNDNRYVVDTVRSGYAEDKLYAVKWQRIKENTKVPFFVHLLAYGGLFFLLLVVFITIFKGERNNRRNNIKR, via the coding sequence ATGTACCTACAAGTCAAGATATGGTTACTTATTTGGTTCTATAAGAATCTCAATGGTTACTATAATATAAGTACGAAATTGTTGTATGCGCAGGCATTACATGAGACGGGAAAGTTTACGAGTGCGGTTTTCAAACAAAATAAGAACCTTTTTGGCATGCGTCAACCGACTAAAAGGAAGACCACTGCCACGGGTTCTAATTTGGGTCATGCAACTTATACAAGTCATCGCAAAGCTATTATCGATTATTTCATACGTCAAAAGTATTCTAAAATTTTTAATACCAACGATAATCGCTATGTTGTTGATACGGTAAGAAGTGGCTATGCGGAGGACAAATTATATGCCGTCAAATGGCAACGTATAAAGGAAAATACTAAAGTTCCGTTTTTCGTGCATCTTTTGGCTTATGGCGGTCTTTTTTTTTTACTTCTAGTTGTTTTTATCACAATTTTTAAAGGCGAAAGAAACAATAGAAGAAACAACATTAAACGATAA